Part of the Crossiella cryophila genome, GCGATCACCGGCCTGTACTGCTACGACAACGACGTCTTCGACATCGCCCGCGGCATCAAGCCCTCCGACCGCGGCGAACTGGAGATCACCGACGTCAACCGGGTCGACGTGGAACAGGGCCGAGGGCAGCTCATCCCGCTCGGCCACGCCATGATCGACTCGGCCTACGGCCGCTATGTGATGGAGGTGGCGCGCACGCTGGCCTCGCCGGGCTGAAGGACCGCCACCGCCTCCTTGATCCGGCCGAGGCTGATGAGGTGGCCTGCCAGCACGTGGGAGTGGGCGGGGGCGTGCGCGGCCAGGACCGTGACCGCCTCCTCGGTGCGGCCGTGCTCGGCGAGCAGGTCGGAGATGGTCCAGGCCGCGTAGGCGGTGTCGCCCTCGGGGTGCGCCCGCGCCTGTTCGAGCGCGTCGTCGAGCTGGCCGCAGGCGGCCAGGAGCGGAAGCCGCAGCCGGAAGAAGTCCCACTCCTCCTCGCCGTCGCGGCGCGCCGTGAGGATGTCGAGGTAGGCCAGGCCCTCCCGGGCCCGGCCATGGTCGGTGTACAGGGTGCAGAGCGTCTCGACGATCCAGTCCTCCGCGCCGTCGGGCTCATCGGTGAGCGCGCGCAGCACCTCGATCGCCTGCTCGCCCCGGCCATGCCGGAGGAGCAGCTGCGCCAGCTCGAACGAACCATGGGACTGCCGGTACACGGCGATCGCGCCTGCCAGGTCACCGCGCTCCTCCAGCACCTCGGCCAGGCGCTTCGCGGCGTGCCCCTGGGAGTCCGACGCCGCGTACGCCCGCAGTTCCGCTAGCCGGTCATGCCTGGCCAGCAGATCGGCCAACTGGTCGCGGTCGTGCAGCAGGGTGATCGCCTCGTCGAGGTGGCCCTGGCGCTCGCGGATCTTGGCCAGCAGGAGGATCGCGGTGTCCTGGTCGAGGCCGCGGCAGCACCACGGATCAGCGCACCGGTGCTCGGCCGGGATCCTCGCGGCCAGCTGCGCGGCGAGTTCCTCGTCCCGGCCCGCTCCCTCGGCCACCTCCACCAGCGCGGTGGCCAGGCCCCAGTCGTCCATTCCGGGGCTCAGCAACGTGATCGCCTCCTCCTGGCGCCCGTTCCTGGCCAGCAGCCGCCCGAAGAACTCCAGCGAGAGTCCGACGGTCCTGGGGTACGGCCGGGTGAACTCGATCGCCTCCGCGGCCCGCCCCCAGCTCTCCAGCAGTTCCGCCTGGGTGCGGGCGGCGGGCCACCAGCCCGTGGCGACGTAGGGAGCGAGCACCGCCAACGCCTCGGCCTGCCGCCCCTGCTCGCCGAGCAGCCGGGCCCATTCCCGCGCGCAGAACCATTCCCCGCGGCCTGCCTGGAACTCGACCTCTTTCTGGTGGCCGAGTTCCAGGAGCCGGGAGACCAGGAGCGGCGGAATGCAGTCGGACTGGGTCCGGGCCCGGCGGTCGAGTTCAGCGGCGTCCATGCCAGCGCACCCTAGCGAACCCGCGGGCGCCCCTGGTCGGACCGTCAGCCGCCTGCGGTGCAGGGCAGGGTGCCGCGGCGCAGGGCGTGGCCGCCGGTGTTGCCGTCATCGGCCCACACCACTGATTTCCGGCCGCCGGCACAGGTCGAGGGCGGCGCGATGGCGAAGCCCTCGTTGTTCAGGTTGGCCAGTTGCGTGGGGCGGTCGTAGGTGGCGGTCGCGGTGAACTTGCCGCCGCGGACCTCCAGCGTGGCTGAACGGCCCTTGCAGGTGTTGTCGCAGGTGGCCCACACCCGGCCGGTGTCGGCCTCGAACTCCAGGCCCATGATCGCCGGGAGGCCGCTGGGGATGGTGGCGACCCGGGTGTAGCCGCCGCCGGACTGGTTGAGGGCGTAGGCGTAGATCACGCCGTTGTTCTCCAGGCCGACGAGGTACAGGCCGGTGCCGTGGCCGGGGTAGGAATCGGGGCGGTACGGGGCCTTTGTCCGTTCGTCCTGGAAGC contains:
- a CDS encoding tetratricopeptide repeat protein; the protein is MDAAELDRRARTQSDCIPPLLVSRLLELGHQKEVEFQAGRGEWFCAREWARLLGEQGRQAEALAVLAPYVATGWWPAARTQAELLESWGRAAEAIEFTRPYPRTVGLSLEFFGRLLARNGRQEEAITLLSPGMDDWGLATALVEVAEGAGRDEELAAQLAARIPAEHRCADPWCCRGLDQDTAILLLAKIRERQGHLDEAITLLHDRDQLADLLARHDRLAELRAYAASDSQGHAAKRLAEVLEERGDLAGAIAVYRQSHGSFELAQLLLRHGRGEQAIEVLRALTDEPDGAEDWIVETLCTLYTDHGRAREGLAYLDILTARRDGEEEWDFFRLRLPLLAACGQLDDALEQARAHPEGDTAYAAWTISDLLAEHGRTEEAVTVLAAHAPAHSHVLAGHLISLGRIKEAVAVLQPGEASVRATSIT
- a CDS encoding sugar phosphate nucleotidyltransferase, producing the protein MLGDNIFQGTGFSRVLTCARKDLDQAGRLVSMEEKPSNPKPDQAITGLYCYDNDVFDIARGIKPSDRGELEITDVNRVDVEQGRGQLIPLGHAMIDSAYGRYVMEVARTLASPG